From bacterium, the proteins below share one genomic window:
- a CDS encoding HAD-IIIA family hydrolase encodes MSRPAVFFDRDGTLCREQGYVNHPDRLELLPRTAEVIRALNERGVPTVLATNQAGAARGYFPPHLIEETHERLAELLAAEGARLDGIYYCPHHPEAGGPGLRARCGCRKPRPGMLLAAARDLDLDLSRSFMVGDSFRDVGCGRAAGVAGTVLLRTGYGRGELLWKSGTATVWPDWIADDLPAALEWILPRLA; translated from the coding sequence ATGTCCCGTCCCGCCGTCTTCTTCGACCGCGACGGAACGCTCTGCCGCGAGCAGGGTTACGTCAACCATCCCGACCGTCTGGAGCTGCTGCCGCGCACCGCGGAGGTGATCCGCGCGCTCAACGAGCGGGGCGTGCCGACGGTCCTCGCGACGAACCAGGCCGGCGCGGCGCGCGGCTACTTCCCGCCGCACCTGATCGAGGAGACGCACGAGCGGCTCGCCGAGCTGCTCGCGGCGGAAGGGGCGCGGCTCGACGGGATCTACTACTGCCCGCACCACCCCGAGGCGGGCGGGCCGGGGCTGCGCGCGCGCTGCGGGTGCCGCAAGCCGCGTCCGGGAATGCTCCTCGCCGCGGCGCGCGACCTCGACCTCGATCTGTCGCGGAGCTTCATGGTCGGCGACTCGTTCCGCGACGTCGGCTGCGGCCGCGCGGCGGGGGTCGCGGGGACGGTGCTGCTGCGCACCGGCTACGGGCGCGGCGAGCTGCTGTGGAAGAGCGGAACGGCGACGGTCTGGCCCGACTGGATCGCCGACGACTTGCCGGCGGCGCTGGAGTGGATCCTGCCCCGCCTCGCCTGA
- a CDS encoding PfkB family carbohydrate kinase — translation MTRRPRRPAPPRDPRRPARAELLALVDRLADARVLVLGDAVLDEFEQGEIARVSREAPVLILDHRRTDLCPGGAANTAANLAALDVRAAIAGRIGDDAQGERLSSLLAALGVDARGLVRERGYATPTKTRILAGGPHTRKQQIVRMDRGRRGVPLGERTRLRIAAAARRARGRGDAVVLADYGYGLLDPSWVAALGPGAGPLTLDSRFAIDRYRGVSAATPNLEEVERAVGRRLDDDDEAAIAAAARELRRKLRAEALLCTRGARGMTLDAAGRGAAARIPVFGSDEVADVTGAGDTVIAVFTAARAAGATWRAAAELANVAGGLVVMKSGTATLSRAELRAALEEGWE, via the coding sequence ATGACGCGGCGCCCGAGGCGCCCCGCGCCGCCGCGCGACCCGCGGCGGCCGGCGCGCGCCGAACTGCTGGCCTTGGTGGACCGTCTCGCGGACGCGCGCGTGCTCGTCCTCGGCGACGCCGTCCTCGACGAATTCGAGCAAGGGGAGATCGCCCGCGTCTCGCGCGAGGCGCCGGTGCTGATCCTCGACCACCGCCGGACCGACCTCTGCCCCGGCGGCGCGGCGAACACGGCGGCCAACCTCGCCGCGCTCGACGTCCGCGCGGCGATCGCCGGGCGGATCGGCGACGACGCGCAGGGAGAGCGGCTCTCCTCGCTGCTCGCCGCGCTCGGCGTGGACGCGCGCGGCCTCGTCCGCGAGCGCGGCTACGCCACGCCGACCAAGACGCGCATCCTCGCCGGCGGCCCGCACACCCGCAAGCAGCAGATCGTGCGGATGGACCGCGGACGGCGCGGCGTGCCGCTCGGCGAGCGGACGCGCCTGCGGATCGCCGCCGCGGCGCGGCGGGCCCGCGGCCGCGGCGACGCGGTGGTCCTCGCCGACTACGGCTACGGGCTGCTCGACCCCTCGTGGGTCGCCGCGCTCGGCCCCGGCGCGGGGCCGCTGACGCTCGACAGCCGCTTCGCGATCGACCGCTACCGCGGCGTCTCGGCGGCCACGCCGAACCTCGAGGAGGTCGAGCGCGCGGTCGGCCGGCGACTCGACGACGACGACGAGGCGGCGATCGCCGCCGCCGCGCGCGAGCTGCGCCGCAAGCTGCGGGCCGAGGCGCTGCTCTGCACGCGCGGCGCGCGCGGCATGACGCTCGACGCCGCGGGACGCGGCGCGGCGGCGCGGATCCCGGTCTTCGGCTCGGACGAGGTCGCCGACGTCACCGGCGCCGGCGACACGGTGATCGCGGTCTTCACCGCCGCGCGCGCGGCCGGCGCGACGTGGCGCGCCGCGGCCGAGCTGGCGAACGTCGCCGGCGGGCTGGTGGTGATGAAGAGCGGCACCGCGACCCTCTCCCGCGCCGAGCTGCGCGCGGCGCTCGAGGAAGGGTGGGAATGA
- a CDS encoding adenylyltransferase/cytidyltransferase family protein, translating to MSGPRREAKGAAPREAAKTPARDADDAALRGTEDAAPREASSKILPREELARRLAGAANVALCNGLFDVVHVGHARYLADAKRRAGTLVVALNDDASAAANKGPSRPLVPLAERLEVVASFRAVDYVTWFPERTVAATLELLRPRWHAKGTDYRPETLPAEERALHARLGVEPLIVGDEKTHATTDIVAAVLSRG from the coding sequence ATGAGCGGGCCGCGGCGCGAGGCGAAAGGCGCGGCGCCGCGCGAAGCGGCGAAGACGCCGGCGCGCGACGCGGACGACGCCGCCCTCCGCGGAACGGAAGACGCGGCGCCGCGCGAGGCGTCCTCGAAGATCCTGCCGCGCGAGGAGCTGGCGCGGCGGCTCGCCGGGGCGGCGAACGTTGCGCTCTGCAACGGCCTCTTCGACGTCGTCCACGTCGGCCACGCCCGCTACCTCGCCGACGCCAAGCGGCGCGCCGGAACGCTCGTCGTGGCGCTCAACGACGACGCGTCGGCGGCGGCGAACAAGGGGCCGTCGCGGCCGCTCGTGCCGCTCGCCGAGCGGCTGGAGGTCGTCGCCTCGTTCCGCGCCGTGGACTACGTCACCTGGTTTCCGGAACGGACGGTCGCGGCGACGCTGGAGCTGCTCCGGCCGCGCTGGCACGCCAAGGGGACCGACTACCGCCCGGAGACGCTCCCGGCGGAGGAGCGGGCGCTCCACGCCCGCCTCGGCGTCGAGCCGCTGATCGTCGGCGACGAGAAGACGCACGCCACCACCGACATCGTCGCCGCCGTCCTCTCGCGCGGCTGA
- a CDS encoding diguanylate cyclase — MMIGDDEQAMGGGTAPSTTFFAPAERAREEDVRRAARFCLENPVTRALLDAFSGYVLLLNERRQVVAANTEVLLALEANDQRRLEGLRPGEVFCCVHAAEGPGGCGTSKACAHCGAVLTILSAQLDHAAAGGECRMTIDRGGVRGAAEFRVRCTPIEIAGQRLLAFVLQDISAAKRRDVLESVFLRHLVGALGGLKGVARRLTDDDPAAREAAAESVLGLTARLATEVMSHHAIVLAEAGTLALERRPVDPAALLRDVERVATLGAEAEGRTLVVEASSDARIQTDPTLAARVLLDMVRNALEATPPGGTARASYDVEGGRPTFTVRNEGEIPREIAERIFERSFSTKSAKGRGLGAYAMKLLGERLLGGEVWFETSAAEGTSFRFALPPETLAAAEEETGEAPAPRGPAPIPLSVSTRVRGTDREAADADAGDEAADEAETGGTLLVANADAASREILAAVLRDEYVVAEAAAGPDALRIAQSLQPDLILLDLALPGMDGVEVCSRLARDPATARIPVIFVARGAGPDDQAYALQAGAIDFISSPISPLLVRLRVRNHLALKRARDLLLAQSLVDGLTGVANRRRFDAQLARAWRAARRGHRHLALAMIDVDYFKRFNDRYGHARGDECLKAVARALAGAAKRPHDLVARYGGEEFVCIMPETDAAGALEVARRFLDAVVALDLPHEDAPEGRVSVSVGVAAMRPDAVHEADELVRRADAALYRAKAAGRNRVVPAEGTTPAE, encoded by the coding sequence ATGATGATCGGCGACGACGAGCAGGCGATGGGCGGGGGGACGGCTCCTTCGACGACGTTCTTCGCGCCGGCGGAACGGGCCCGCGAGGAGGACGTGCGGAGGGCGGCCCGCTTCTGCCTCGAGAATCCGGTGACGCGGGCGCTGCTCGACGCCTTCTCCGGCTACGTGCTGCTCCTCAACGAGCGGCGGCAGGTCGTCGCCGCGAACACCGAAGTGCTGCTGGCGCTCGAGGCGAACGACCAGCGGCGGCTCGAGGGGCTGCGCCCCGGCGAGGTCTTCTGCTGCGTCCACGCGGCGGAAGGGCCCGGCGGCTGCGGCACCAGCAAGGCCTGCGCGCACTGCGGCGCGGTGCTGACGATCCTCTCCGCGCAACTCGACCACGCCGCCGCGGGCGGCGAGTGCCGGATGACGATCGACCGCGGCGGCGTCCGCGGCGCGGCCGAGTTCCGCGTCCGCTGCACGCCGATCGAGATCGCCGGCCAGCGGCTGCTCGCCTTCGTGCTGCAGGACATCAGCGCGGCGAAGCGGCGCGACGTGCTGGAGAGCGTCTTCCTGCGCCATCTCGTCGGCGCGCTCGGCGGCCTCAAGGGGGTCGCGCGCCGCCTGACCGACGACGATCCGGCGGCCCGCGAGGCGGCGGCGGAGAGCGTGCTCGGGCTGACGGCGCGGCTGGCGACGGAGGTGATGAGCCACCACGCGATCGTGCTCGCCGAGGCCGGGACGCTGGCGCTCGAGCGCCGGCCGGTCGATCCGGCGGCCCTGCTGCGGGACGTCGAGCGGGTCGCGACGCTCGGCGCGGAGGCGGAGGGACGGACGCTCGTCGTCGAGGCGTCGTCGGACGCGCGGATCCAGACCGACCCGACGCTCGCGGCGCGCGTGCTGCTCGACATGGTCCGCAACGCGCTCGAGGCCACGCCGCCGGGCGGGACGGCGCGCGCGTCGTACGACGTCGAAGGCGGGCGGCCGACGTTCACCGTGCGGAACGAAGGGGAGATTCCCCGCGAGATCGCGGAGCGGATCTTCGAGCGCTCCTTCAGCACCAAGAGCGCGAAGGGACGCGGCCTCGGCGCCTACGCGATGAAGCTGCTCGGCGAGCGGCTCTTGGGCGGCGAAGTCTGGTTCGAGACGTCGGCGGCGGAAGGAACGTCGTTCCGCTTCGCGCTGCCGCCGGAGACGCTCGCGGCGGCGGAGGAGGAGACCGGCGAGGCGCCCGCGCCGCGGGGGCCGGCGCCGATCCCGCTCTCGGTCTCGACGCGCGTCCGCGGGACGGACCGCGAGGCCGCCGACGCCGACGCGGGCGACGAGGCCGCGGACGAAGCGGAGACCGGCGGGACGCTGTTGGTCGCGAACGCCGACGCCGCCTCGCGCGAGATCCTCGCCGCGGTCCTGCGCGACGAGTACGTCGTGGCGGAGGCGGCCGCCGGGCCGGACGCGCTGCGGATCGCCCAATCGCTGCAGCCGGACCTGATCCTGCTCGACCTCGCCCTCCCGGGCATGGACGGCGTCGAGGTCTGCTCGCGTCTCGCGCGCGATCCGGCGACCGCGCGCATCCCGGTGATCTTCGTCGCCCGCGGCGCCGGCCCCGACGATCAGGCGTACGCGCTGCAGGCCGGGGCGATCGACTTCATCTCTTCGCCGATCAGCCCGCTGCTCGTCCGGCTGCGCGTGCGCAACCACTTGGCGCTCAAGCGGGCGCGCGACCTGCTGCTCGCGCAGTCGCTCGTCGACGGCCTGACCGGCGTCGCGAACCGCCGGCGGTTCGACGCCCAACTGGCGCGCGCCTGGCGTGCCGCGCGCCGCGGTCATCGTCATCTGGCGCTGGCGATGATCGACGTCGACTACTTCAAGCGGTTCAACGACCGCTACGGCCACGCCCGCGGCGACGAATGCCTCAAGGCGGTCGCCCGCGCCCTCGCGGGGGCGGCGAAGCGCCCGCACGACCTCGTCGCCCGCTACGGCGGCGAGGAGTTCGTCTGCATCATGCCGGAGACCGACGCCGCGGGGGCGCTCGAAGTCGCGCGCCGCTTCCTCGACGCCGTCGTGGCGCTCGACCTGCCGCACGAGGACGCGCCGGAAGGGCGGGTGAGCGTCAGCGTCGGCGTGGCCGCGATGCGCCCCGACGCGGTCCACGAGGCCGATGAACTGGTGCGCCGCGCCGACGCCGCGCTCTACCGCGCGAAGGCGGCGGGGCGCAACCGCGTCGTGCCGGCCGAAGGGACGACGCCGGCCGAGTGA
- the rodA gene encoding rod shape-determining protein RodA — protein MIQWILDKADRATVLLLLALSTISVVFVHSATQSKELSFWSGSGGRQLIFMLVGWVVYFVVSKVDYHDWSDLAFILYGVGMALLVLVLFTHPIANSRSWFSLGGPFRFQPSEPMKTLTVLAAASFLSRSPHRLDFRHLAYLAAFIVAPMGLLLLQPDMGTAVTYVPLFLGLAWVAGLRPKVLVTLAVVAALLAPIGWFMVLKPYQKERIITVFEPDRDPMKTGYQTIQSRIAVGSGEVVGKGLFQGSQSRLEFLPARETDFILAVIAEETGFVGVLVTLGLLLALLMRAVDTAATSQDYLGTLIATGVVVLWAGQIFINTGMVTGVVPTIGVPLPLVSYGGSSVVATFLAFGLVSSVRTGRLVNA, from the coding sequence ATGATCCAGTGGATCCTCGATAAGGCCGACCGCGCGACGGTCCTGCTGCTGCTCGCCCTCTCGACGATCAGCGTGGTCTTCGTGCACAGCGCGACGCAGAGCAAGGAGCTCTCGTTCTGGAGCGGATCGGGCGGGCGGCAACTGATCTTCATGCTCGTCGGCTGGGTCGTCTACTTCGTCGTCTCGAAGGTGGACTACCACGACTGGTCCGATCTGGCGTTCATCCTCTACGGCGTGGGGATGGCGCTGCTCGTGCTGGTCCTCTTCACCCACCCGATCGCCAACTCCCGCTCGTGGTTCTCGCTCGGCGGGCCGTTCCGCTTCCAGCCGTCGGAGCCGATGAAGACGTTGACGGTTCTGGCGGCCGCGTCGTTCCTCTCGCGCTCGCCGCACCGGCTCGACTTCCGGCACCTCGCCTATCTCGCGGCGTTCATCGTCGCGCCGATGGGGTTGCTGCTGCTGCAGCCGGACATGGGGACGGCGGTGACGTACGTGCCGCTCTTCCTGGGGCTGGCGTGGGTCGCCGGGCTGCGGCCGAAGGTCCTCGTCACGCTGGCCGTCGTCGCCGCGCTGCTCGCGCCGATCGGCTGGTTCATGGTCCTCAAGCCGTACCAGAAGGAGCGGATCATCACCGTCTTCGAGCCGGACCGCGATCCGATGAAGACCGGCTACCAGACGATCCAGTCCCGCATCGCCGTCGGCTCGGGGGAGGTCGTCGGGAAGGGGCTGTTCCAAGGGAGCCAGTCGCGGCTCGAGTTCCTGCCGGCGCGCGAGACCGACTTCATTCTCGCGGTGATCGCCGAGGAGACCGGCTTCGTCGGCGTGTTGGTCACGCTCGGTCTGCTGCTGGCGTTGTTGATGAGGGCGGTGGACACGGCCGCGACGTCGCAGGACTACTTGGGGACGTTGATCGCCACCGGCGTCGTCGTGTTGTGGGCGGGGCAAATTTTCATCAACACGGGGATGGTGACGGGGGTGGTGCCGACGATCGGCGTGCCGTTGCCGCTGGTGTCGTACGGCGGGTCGTCGGTCGTGGCGACCTTCCTCGCGTTCGGGTTGGTGTCGTCCGTGCGGACGGGGCGGCTGGTGAACGCCTAA
- the mrdA gene encoding penicillin-binding protein 2 encodes MTQDFRQQPTFLEYQRRRMRSRRLAAVRMLVPVGFVLLWAVFWYLQIVKGPEYHRLAEENRLHRRIERALRGPLVDQHGVVMVTNHAGFAVWLAPERTKNGERETRLLARTIGEPEEDLVRIYQKARRIQARFDPILLLNDVDLETASRIEANRFDLPSIDVEMTSKRQYPLAKAAAHALGFVSEANEDDLSARHDLVLGDRVGRTGAERAYDAELRGVAGIALEEVNASGRPLGVVAIQRPPKNGRALITTLDAEMQKDLVEAFGDSVGGAVFIEPYTGGVRALYSAPSFEPNVFGGRLSPAVWSSLVNDPDKPLLNRVVSSAYNPGSTFKVVMAAAALEEHATSPGETVGCGGAATFYGRVFNCWRKGGHGAIGVQEAITQSCNVFFYTMGRRLGAEKISKWAHAFGIGEKSGLRFDHEALGLVANDAWSRKVRKQPVYPGEVISMGIGQGLVQVSPIQNAIVAAAIANGGYRVFPHMVDRPGDAPEPRAVGLSAETLHVITEGMLNVVESARGTASKARVPGYQMAGKTGTAQTISREAEEQQKDNAWFMGFGPVGKPELAWGIIVERGGHGGATAAPIAGIVVKRYLERKEALRNGTEPEYRREAREAELQGTLQAQPPAPPAAAPENEGESSGNDEETTVPDPNGPTQVPNDPVDPR; translated from the coding sequence GTGACCCAGGACTTCCGCCAGCAGCCGACCTTCCTCGAGTACCAAAGGCGGCGGATGCGCTCGCGGCGCCTCGCCGCGGTGCGGATGCTCGTCCCGGTCGGGTTCGTGCTGCTCTGGGCGGTCTTCTGGTACCTGCAGATCGTGAAGGGGCCGGAATACCACCGTCTGGCGGAAGAGAACCGGCTGCACCGGCGGATCGAGCGCGCCCTGCGCGGGCCGCTCGTGGACCAGCACGGCGTGGTGATGGTGACGAACCACGCCGGCTTCGCCGTCTGGCTGGCGCCGGAGCGGACGAAGAACGGCGAGCGCGAGACGCGGCTGCTCGCGCGGACGATCGGCGAGCCGGAAGAGGACCTCGTCCGGATCTACCAGAAGGCGCGGCGCATCCAGGCCCGCTTCGATCCGATCCTGCTGCTGAACGACGTGGACCTCGAGACCGCCTCGCGGATCGAGGCCAACCGCTTCGACCTGCCCTCGATCGACGTCGAGATGACGAGCAAGCGCCAGTACCCGCTGGCGAAGGCGGCGGCGCACGCGCTCGGCTTCGTCTCCGAGGCGAACGAGGACGACCTCTCGGCGCGGCACGACCTGGTCCTCGGCGACCGCGTCGGCCGCACCGGCGCGGAGCGGGCCTACGACGCGGAGCTGCGCGGCGTGGCCGGGATCGCGCTCGAGGAGGTCAACGCCTCGGGCCGCCCGCTCGGCGTCGTGGCGATCCAGCGGCCGCCGAAGAACGGCCGCGCGCTGATCACGACGCTCGACGCGGAGATGCAGAAGGACCTCGTCGAGGCGTTCGGCGACAGCGTCGGCGGGGCGGTGTTCATCGAGCCGTACACCGGCGGCGTGCGCGCTCTCTACTCGGCGCCGTCGTTCGAGCCGAACGTCTTCGGCGGGCGGCTCTCGCCGGCGGTCTGGTCGTCGTTGGTCAACGACCCGGACAAGCCGCTGCTCAACCGCGTCGTCAGCAGCGCCTACAACCCCGGCTCGACCTTCAAAGTCGTGATGGCCGCGGCGGCGCTCGAGGAGCACGCCACCTCGCCCGGGGAGACCGTCGGCTGCGGCGGCGCGGCGACCTTCTACGGGCGCGTCTTCAACTGCTGGCGCAAGGGCGGGCACGGCGCGATCGGCGTCCAGGAGGCGATCACCCAGTCGTGCAACGTGTTCTTCTACACGATGGGGCGGCGCCTCGGCGCGGAGAAGATCTCCAAGTGGGCCCACGCCTTCGGCATCGGCGAGAAGTCGGGGCTGCGCTTCGACCACGAGGCGCTGGGCCTCGTCGCCAACGACGCGTGGTCGCGCAAGGTGCGGAAGCAGCCGGTCTACCCCGGCGAGGTGATCTCGATGGGGATCGGGCAGGGGCTGGTGCAGGTCTCGCCGATCCAGAACGCGATCGTCGCCGCGGCGATCGCCAACGGCGGCTACCGCGTCTTCCCGCACATGGTGGACCGTCCGGGCGACGCGCCGGAGCCGCGCGCCGTCGGGCTGTCGGCCGAGACGCTGCACGTGATCACCGAAGGGATGCTGAACGTCGTCGAGTCGGCGCGCGGCACGGCGTCGAAGGCCCGCGTCCCCGGCTACCAGATGGCGGGGAAGACCGGCACGGCGCAGACGATCTCCCGCGAGGCGGAAGAGCAGCAGAAGGACAACGCCTGGTTCATGGGGTTCGGCCCGGTCGGCAAGCCGGAGCTGGCCTGGGGGATCATCGTCGAGCGCGGCGGACACGGCGGCGCGACCGCGGCGCCGATCGCCGGCATCGTCGTCAAGCGGTACCTTGAACGGAAGGAAGCGCTGCGCAACGGAACGGAGCCCGAGTACCGCCGCGAGGCGCGCGAGGCCGAGCTGCAGGGAACGCTGCAGGCGCAGCCGCCCGCGCCGCCCGCCGCCGCGCCGGAAAACGAAGGCGAGAGCTCGGGCAACGACGAAGAAACCACCGTCCCCGACCCCAACGGGCCGACTCAGGTTCCCAATGATCCAGTGGATCCTCGATAA
- the mreD gene encoding rod shape-determining protein MreD produces the protein MKIWKLLLLGVLAVFLKALVAMVPPIAPFADPLLVVSVFGALGGKRWPALLTGLVCGLLDDALFGQWLGLHAFSQMTIAFALSFAAAKVDMLYALPAMLAMLAAALADWAIQLSLALLFNRSAGAIPGPLVWLAAVAINTALGLLFFKLAARRGSLS, from the coding sequence ATGAAGATCTGGAAGCTGTTGCTGCTCGGCGTGCTCGCCGTCTTCCTCAAGGCGCTGGTGGCGATGGTCCCGCCGATCGCGCCGTTCGCCGACCCGCTGCTCGTCGTCTCCGTCTTCGGCGCGCTCGGCGGCAAGCGCTGGCCGGCGCTCCTGACCGGGCTGGTCTGCGGCCTGCTCGACGACGCGCTCTTCGGCCAGTGGCTGGGGCTGCACGCCTTCAGCCAGATGACGATCGCCTTCGCCCTCTCGTTCGCCGCGGCGAAGGTGGACATGCTCTACGCGCTGCCGGCGATGCTGGCGATGCTCGCCGCGGCGCTCGCCGACTGGGCGATCCAGCTCTCGCTCGCCCTGCTGTTCAACCGCTCGGCCGGGGCGATCCCCGGGCCGCTGGTCTGGCTGGCGGCGGTGGCGATCAACACCGCGCTCGGGCTGCTCTTCTTCAAACTCGCGGCGCGGCGCGGGAGCCTGTCGTGA
- the mreC gene encoding rod shape-determining protein MreC, whose amino-acid sequence MSERLATLVYAIVAVLLLALMGAQAQRMESAEAVTHSYRGTTGRAWQGVLGVAGGLQRIWENYLYAVGAKGEREQLLAKVNKLETDRARFEEVWRENRRLRELLSLKEDVAYERGVVGRVVADLSSGPLRRAVLVDKGYGAGVGRGWVAVSRGALVGQVRDVQSDSAEIVLIVDPDSGVGVRHQQDRFAGILRGGGRGPMIATRLEYVPRDQAVAVGDVVVTSGLDGVFPAGLLVGYVRDMWADSPLTWRIAVEPAADMGSLEEVLLVPPNRRPPTPKPAPAAPTATETAR is encoded by the coding sequence ATGAGCGAACGCCTCGCCACGCTGGTCTACGCGATCGTCGCCGTGCTTCTTCTGGCGCTGATGGGCGCCCAAGCGCAGCGGATGGAGAGCGCCGAGGCCGTCACCCACTCCTACCGCGGCACGACCGGCCGCGCGTGGCAGGGAGTGCTCGGCGTCGCCGGCGGCCTGCAGCGGATCTGGGAGAACTACCTCTACGCCGTCGGCGCGAAGGGGGAGCGCGAGCAACTGCTCGCCAAGGTCAACAAGCTCGAGACCGACCGCGCCCGCTTCGAGGAAGTCTGGCGCGAGAACCGGCGGCTGCGCGAACTGCTCTCTCTGAAGGAGGACGTCGCCTACGAGCGCGGCGTCGTCGGCCGCGTCGTCGCCGACCTGTCGTCGGGGCCGCTGCGGCGCGCCGTGCTGGTGGACAAGGGCTACGGCGCGGGCGTCGGGCGGGGCTGGGTCGCGGTGAGCCGCGGCGCGCTCGTCGGGCAGGTCCGCGACGTGCAGTCGGACTCGGCCGAGATCGTGCTGATCGTCGATCCGGACAGCGGCGTCGGCGTGCGCCACCAGCAGGACCGCTTCGCCGGCATCCTGCGCGGCGGCGGGCGCGGGCCGATGATCGCCACGCGCCTCGAGTACGTGCCGCGCGACCAGGCGGTCGCCGTCGGCGACGTCGTCGTCACCTCGGGGCTCGACGGCGTCTTCCCGGCGGGGCTGCTCGTCGGCTACGTGCGCGACATGTGGGCCGACTCGCCGCTCACCTGGCGGATCGCGGTCGAGCCGGCGGCCGACATGGGGAGCCTCGAAGAGGTCCTCCTCGTGCCGCCCAACCGCCGTCCGCCGACGCCGAAGCCCGCGCCGGCCGCGCCGACGGCGACGGAGACGGCGCGATGA
- a CDS encoding rod shape-determining protein yields MLSLFSNDLAIDLGTATTIVFARGQGIVVNEPSIVAVNQKTGKVEAVGRAAKEMLGRTPGNILAIRPMKDGVIADFEHTERMLEHFIRSAHNRKVGVRPRIVIGVPSEITQVEKRAVKDSAYKAKATEVYLVEQAMMAAIGAGLPITEPTGNMIIDIGGGTTDIAVISMAGIVYSRSVRVAGNEMDEAIIQYIKRKHNLLIGDRTAEEVKIKVGSAFPLDEELSMELRGRDLVEGIPKTLTVTDEEIREALAETVSVIVDATRIALEQIPPELSADIGDRGIILAGGGSLLRNLDKRLREETGLPVSLAEEPQAAVALGIGRMLTDFELLRKVCID; encoded by the coding sequence CTGCTTTCGCTGTTCTCCAATGATCTGGCCATCGACCTCGGCACGGCGACGACCATCGTCTTCGCGCGGGGGCAGGGGATCGTCGTCAACGAACCCTCGATCGTCGCCGTCAACCAGAAGACCGGAAAGGTCGAGGCGGTCGGACGCGCGGCGAAGGAGATGCTCGGCCGGACGCCGGGGAACATCCTCGCCATCCGCCCGATGAAGGACGGCGTCATCGCCGACTTCGAGCACACCGAGCGGATGCTCGAGCACTTCATCCGCTCCGCCCACAACCGCAAGGTCGGCGTGCGGCCGCGGATCGTGATCGGCGTGCCGTCCGAGATCACGCAGGTCGAGAAGCGCGCGGTGAAGGACTCGGCCTACAAGGCCAAGGCCACCGAGGTCTATCTCGTCGAGCAGGCGATGATGGCCGCGATCGGCGCGGGCCTGCCGATCACCGAGCCGACCGGCAACATGATCATCGACATCGGCGGCGGCACGACCGACATCGCGGTGATCTCGATGGCCGGCATCGTCTACTCGCGCTCCGTGCGGGTCGCGGGGAACGAGATGGACGAGGCGATCATCCAGTACATCAAGCGCAAGCACAATCTGCTGATCGGCGACCGCACCGCCGAGGAAGTGAAGATCAAGGTCGGGTCGGCCTTCCCCTTGGACGAGGAGCTGTCGATGGAGCTGCGCGGCCGCGACCTCGTGGAGGGGATCCCCAAGACGCTGACCGTGACCGACGAGGAGATCCGCGAGGCGCTGGCCGAGACGGTCTCGGTGATCGTGGACGCGACGCGCATCGCGCTGGAGCAGATTCCGCCGGAGCTCTCGGCGGACATCGGCGACCGCGGGATCATCCTCGCCGGCGGCGGCTCGCTGCTGCGGAACCTCGACAAGCGGCTGCGCGAGGAGACCGGCCTGCCGGTCAGCCTCGCGGAGGAGCCGCAGGCCGCGGTGGCGCTCGGGATCGGCCGCATGCTGACCGACTTCGAGCTGCTGCGGAAGGTCTGCATCGACTGA